One Cellulomonas soli DNA window includes the following coding sequences:
- a CDS encoding alpha/beta hydrolase family protein encodes MLRDEPGSRARAIVSAARGRRAYRMAASSAVGVLALAFLGSVMGPQWDPQPVTDPIEVETTSTTIGEAVQPGTYEVTQSVVTVRLDGVSVQARISEPVGAEGPLPAVVFVHGAGTGKYDEAFLAQAASLASHGIVAMVPDKRLDTYTTRHRDYAAMAADYARSVDLLREWPSVDPDRVGVYAESEGGWIAPVMAAQDPDLAFVVLVSSPVVPPRQQAAFAVDSYLRNTQVPHGVFRAIPRAVGMSLPGGGFEYADFDVTPYQRRMTAPVLVVYGTGDASMPIVQGAEKIVADAALAGNGDVTVRYYAGADHGIRVDGAVSEAFLRDLDGWVLGLPGTADASPRVAGDQPVQEYLAAPVPEPRWLRSGDVVLGSVFTGAGLIALGPVLVLGSRAAAAVAGAVRRRRGGGTVPDPAGRPAPPRYGSGVPWRIGALGLGALATVGVLVWYLVAIARLALDYERNALVVQGGWLLVRLLGIGAVVAGVALATRMHELQLVGRRGAPGAVRTIALWSGVVGAAVLLVVLAYWGAFQLGI; translated from the coding sequence ATGCTGAGGGACGAGCCGGGTTCGCGCGCGCGGGCGATCGTGTCCGCCGCACGCGGACGCCGGGCGTACCGGATGGCGGCCAGCTCGGCCGTCGGCGTGCTCGCCCTGGCGTTCCTCGGGTCGGTGATGGGACCGCAGTGGGACCCGCAGCCCGTGACCGACCCGATCGAGGTCGAGACGACCTCGACGACGATCGGCGAGGCCGTGCAGCCGGGCACCTACGAGGTGACCCAGTCGGTCGTCACGGTCCGGCTCGACGGCGTGAGCGTGCAGGCGCGGATCAGCGAGCCGGTCGGCGCCGAGGGGCCTCTGCCGGCGGTGGTGTTCGTGCACGGGGCGGGCACGGGCAAGTACGACGAGGCGTTCCTGGCCCAGGCCGCCTCCCTCGCCTCGCACGGGATCGTCGCGATGGTCCCCGACAAGCGGCTCGACACCTACACGACCCGGCACCGCGACTACGCGGCGATGGCGGCCGACTACGCCCGGTCCGTCGACCTCCTGCGGGAGTGGCCGAGCGTCGACCCTGACCGCGTCGGGGTGTACGCCGAGAGCGAGGGCGGCTGGATCGCACCGGTCATGGCCGCGCAGGACCCCGACCTGGCGTTCGTGGTCCTCGTGTCCTCCCCGGTCGTGCCACCGCGCCAGCAGGCCGCGTTCGCCGTCGACTCCTACCTGCGCAACACGCAGGTGCCGCACGGGGTGTTCCGGGCGATCCCGCGCGCCGTCGGGATGTCGCTGCCCGGCGGTGGCTTCGAGTACGCGGACTTCGACGTGACGCCGTACCAGCGCAGGATGACCGCGCCGGTGCTCGTCGTGTACGGCACCGGGGACGCGTCGATGCCCATCGTGCAGGGCGCCGAGAAGATCGTCGCCGACGCCGCGCTCGCCGGGAACGGGGACGTCACCGTGCGCTACTACGCCGGCGCCGACCACGGCATCCGGGTGGACGGCGCGGTCTCCGAGGCGTTCCTGCGTGACCTCGACGGGTGGGTGCTCGGCCTGCCGGGCACCGCCGACGCCTCCCCACGGGTCGCGGGGGACCAGCCCGTGCAGGAGTACCTGGCGGCGCCGGTGCCCGAACCGCGCTGGCTGCGCAGCGGTGACGTCGTGCTCGGCTCGGTGTTCACCGGCGCCGGACTGATCGCGCTCGGGCCCGTGCTGGTGCTCGGCTCGCGCGCGGCGGCCGCGGTCGCCGGTGCGGTGCGCCGCCGCCGCGGCGGCGGGACGGTGCCCGACCCCGCAGGCCGCCCGGCGCCGCCTCGCTACGGCTCGGGGGTGCCCTGGCGGATCGGCGCCCTCGGCCTCGGTGCGCTCGCCACGGTCGGGGTGCTCGTCTGGTACCTCGTCGCCATCGCCCGGCTCGCACTGGACTACGAGCGCAACGCGCTCGTCGTGCAAGGCGGATGGCTGCTCGTCCGGCTCCTGGGCATCGGAGCGGTCGTCGCCGGTGTGGCGCTCGCCACACGCATGCACGAGCTGCAGCTCGTCGGCCGACGTGGTGCGCCCGGCGCCGTGCGGACGATCGCCCTGTGGTCCGGCGTCGTCGGCGCAGCTGTGCTGCTCGTGGTCCTGGCGTACTGGGGCGCGTTCCAGCTCGGCATCTGA
- the era gene encoding GTPase Era, with protein MTHRSGFACFVGRPNAGKSTLTNALVGQKVAITSGRPQTTRHTIRGIVHRADAQLVLVDTPGLHRPRTLLGERLNHLVKDTLTEVDVVGFCLPADQKVGPGDRFIAEQLVQLSRDGRGTPVVAVVTKADLVTKGRLAEHLLAVQQLGEWTDIVPVSAQSGYQVEVLTDVLVSHLPEGPALYPEGELTDEPEQVMVAELVREAALEGVRDELPHSLAVVVEEIVPREDTGDGTPMLDVRVNLYVERDSQKAIIIGRGGARLRDVGSQARRGIEALLGARVYLDLHVKVAKDWQRDPKQLGRLGF; from the coding sequence ATGACCCACCGTTCCGGCTTCGCCTGCTTCGTCGGGCGGCCCAACGCCGGCAAGTCCACGCTGACCAACGCCCTCGTCGGCCAGAAGGTCGCGATCACCTCCGGGCGGCCGCAGACCACCCGGCACACCATCCGCGGGATCGTGCACCGTGCCGACGCCCAGCTCGTGCTCGTCGACACCCCCGGGCTGCACCGGCCGCGCACGCTGCTGGGTGAACGGCTCAACCACCTGGTCAAGGACACGCTCACCGAGGTCGACGTCGTGGGCTTCTGCCTGCCCGCCGACCAGAAGGTCGGGCCCGGCGACCGGTTCATCGCCGAGCAGCTCGTGCAGCTCTCGCGCGACGGCCGCGGCACGCCCGTCGTCGCCGTGGTCACCAAGGCGGACCTGGTGACCAAGGGACGGCTCGCCGAGCACCTTTTGGCCGTGCAGCAGCTGGGGGAGTGGACCGACATCGTCCCGGTCTCCGCCCAGTCCGGGTACCAGGTCGAGGTGCTCACCGACGTGCTGGTCTCGCACCTGCCCGAGGGGCCGGCCCTGTACCCCGAGGGCGAGCTCACCGACGAGCCCGAGCAGGTCATGGTCGCCGAGCTCGTGCGCGAGGCCGCCCTCGAGGGCGTGCGCGACGAGCTGCCGCACTCGCTCGCCGTCGTCGTCGAGGAGATCGTGCCGCGCGAGGACACCGGCGACGGCACACCGATGCTCGACGTGCGGGTCAACCTCTACGTGGAGCGCGACAGCCAGAAGGCCATCATCATCGGCCGCGGCGGGGCCCGGCTGCGTGACGTCGGCAGCCAGGCGCGGCGCGGGATCGAGGCGCTGCTCGGCGCCCGGGTGTACCTGGACCTGCACGTGAAGGTCGCCAAGGACTGGCAGCGCGACCCCAAGCAGCTGGGCCGGCTGGGATTCTGA